In the Paenibacillus sp. FSL H7-0357 genome, one interval contains:
- the hrcA gene encoding heat-inducible transcriptional repressor HrcA, whose protein sequence is MLTERQRMILNAIVDDYISSAEPVGSRSISKRGDVGYSPATIRNEMADLEDLGYLEQPHTSAGRIPSHKGYRYYVDHLVPWNSAESAEMGTIRAFFAEKLNATEQVIQHAAMILSNMTNYTSILLGPEVFHTSLRHFQLLPLDGNNAVAIIVTSTGQVENRTVQIPPEISLSEMEKVVNLLNSKLVNVPLYKLKSQLYSELGEEMQRHISHYEELMKVLDTALESDHEQRIYLSGATNMLTQPEFKDVDKVKNILDLLEETPTLLKMLAPASGGTGMQVRIGTENKHEAFANCSLITATYSLDGKALGSIGILGPTRMEYARVMGILGILSRDLTAMLAHWYK, encoded by the coding sequence ATGTTAACCGAACGCCAGAGAATGATACTTAACGCTATCGTTGATGATTATATATCTTCCGCTGAGCCAGTGGGCTCGCGCAGCATTTCCAAACGGGGGGATGTAGGCTACAGTCCTGCTACTATCCGCAACGAAATGGCCGACCTGGAGGATTTAGGATATCTCGAGCAGCCCCATACATCGGCAGGGAGAATTCCTTCCCATAAAGGCTACCGCTATTATGTGGATCATTTGGTGCCGTGGAATTCCGCCGAGTCGGCAGAAATGGGCACGATCCGCGCTTTTTTCGCAGAGAAGCTGAATGCGACGGAGCAAGTAATCCAACATGCGGCAATGATCCTTTCCAATATGACGAATTATACTTCCATCCTGCTGGGACCGGAGGTTTTTCATACATCATTGCGCCATTTTCAGCTGCTTCCGCTCGATGGCAACAACGCCGTGGCGATCATCGTTACAAGCACCGGACAGGTCGAGAACCGTACGGTTCAGATCCCTCCGGAGATTTCCCTCTCCGAAATGGAGAAAGTGGTTAATCTGCTGAACAGCAAGCTGGTGAACGTACCGCTCTATAAGCTGAAGAGCCAGCTCTATTCCGAGCTTGGTGAGGAAATGCAGCGCCACATCTCCCATTATGAAGAATTAATGAAAGTACTGGACACGGCGCTGGAAAGCGATCATGAACAGCGCATTTATCTCAGCGGGGCGACGAATATGCTGACCCAGCCGGAGTTCAAAGACGTCGATAAAGTCAAGAATATTCTGGATTTGCTGGAGGAAACGCCGACCCTGCTCAAAATGCTGGCCCCCGCATCCGGTGGAACCGGTATGCAGGTGCGGATTGGTACCGAGAATAAGCATGAGGCCTTCGCCAATTGCAGTCTGATTACCGCTACTTATTCGCTCGACGGCAAGGCGCTGGGAAGCATCGGCATCCTTGGCCCGACCCGGATGGAATACGCAAGAGTAATGGGCATACTGGGGATTCTGTCCCGGGATTTGACAGCAATGCTG
- a CDS encoding N-acetyltransferase: MIRHSVPAGDQKVICRNATVEDVEPLFLMIEEYAQSGIMLPRSRQALARQIDQFVIAEIGGTFVGCGSLFRLGNDLVEVRSLGLRDEGKGKGVGSMILEKLTEEARRQGIPKIMALTYAVDFFLRNGFTVVEKEIFPEKVWTDCVNCKKQNACDEIAVLKMLN; this comes from the coding sequence ATGATCCGCCATTCAGTTCCTGCAGGAGATCAGAAGGTGATATGCAGAAATGCTACAGTGGAGGATGTTGAGCCGCTGTTTCTAATGATTGAAGAATACGCTCAGAGCGGTATCATGCTGCCCCGTTCCAGGCAAGCGCTGGCCCGCCAGATTGATCAGTTTGTGATCGCTGAAATCGGCGGCACATTTGTCGGCTGCGGATCGCTTTTCAGACTGGGCAATGATCTTGTCGAGGTTCGTTCCCTCGGTCTGCGTGATGAGGGTAAAGGCAAGGGAGTAGGCTCAATGATTCTGGAGAAGCTGACGGAAGAAGCAAGACGTCAGGGGATTCCGAAGATTATGGCCTTGACCTATGCAGTTGATTTTTTCCTCAGAAACGGCTTCACTGTCGTAGAGAAAGAAATCTTCCCAGAGAAGGTATGGACCGATTGTGTCAACTGCAAGAAGCAGAATGCCTGCGACGAAATCGCTGTGCTTAAGATGCTGAATTAA
- the hemW gene encoding radical SAM family heme chaperone HemW produces MNTENNGRPPEAVYIHIPFCTNKCFYCDFNSYVLKDQPVMDYLHALDREMELTVKNTPPGVIKTIFVGGGTPTVLKPDEMAYFLKSVRKHFPQWDENIEFTMEANPGTTDKDKLMVMKEGGVNRVSFGVQAFQNELLSGIGRIHNVDDVYRSLENARAVGLDNLSVDLMFGLPNQTVDMLRESIRKALELDLPHYSIYSLKVEENTLFHTLFNKNKLPLPSEEDELEMYLLLMSTMEAAGYTQYEISNFAKPGMESRHNITYWRNEDYYGLGAGAHGYVKRQRHMNIKGVNPYIEASRSGLPRLDSFPISEQEAMEDFMMVGLRMREGVSDRAFKAQFGKSLETVFADSLHKMLHAGLLEQDGDVYRLSKQGILFGNDVFGEFVGALTEV; encoded by the coding sequence ATGAACACAGAAAACAATGGCCGTCCCCCTGAGGCCGTATATATTCATATCCCGTTTTGCACGAACAAGTGCTTTTATTGTGATTTTAATTCCTATGTTCTGAAGGACCAGCCGGTGATGGACTATCTGCATGCCCTGGACCGGGAGATGGAACTGACGGTGAAGAACACCCCTCCGGGTGTCATCAAGACGATCTTTGTCGGCGGGGGAACACCGACGGTGCTGAAGCCGGACGAAATGGCCTATTTTCTGAAGTCAGTACGCAAGCATTTCCCGCAGTGGGATGAGAATATCGAGTTCACGATGGAGGCAAATCCCGGTACTACGGACAAGGATAAGCTAATGGTAATGAAAGAAGGCGGAGTCAACCGGGTTAGCTTTGGTGTCCAGGCTTTCCAGAATGAGCTGCTTAGCGGCATTGGACGGATTCATAATGTGGATGACGTGTACCGCAGCCTGGAAAATGCACGCGCGGTCGGACTGGATAATCTGTCTGTTGACCTGATGTTCGGATTGCCGAACCAGACGGTGGATATGCTTAGAGAAAGCATCCGCAAGGCGCTGGAGCTGGACCTGCCCCATTATTCCATCTACAGCTTGAAGGTAGAGGAGAACACGCTGTTCCACACGCTGTTTAACAAGAACAAGCTTCCGCTGCCAAGTGAAGAGGATGAGCTGGAGATGTACCTGCTGCTGATGTCAACGATGGAGGCTGCGGGCTACACGCAATATGAGATCAGCAACTTCGCCAAGCCGGGAATGGAAAGCCGCCACAATATTACGTACTGGCGCAATGAAGATTATTACGGCCTGGGCGCGGGGGCGCATGGATATGTCAAACGGCAGCGGCATATGAATATTAAGGGTGTCAATCCGTATATCGAGGCTTCGCGCAGCGGGCTGCCGCGGCTGGATTCCTTCCCGATCTCCGAACAGGAGGCGATGGAGGACTTCATGATGGTCGGTTTGCGCATGCGTGAAGGCGTGTCGGACCGGGCGTTCAAGGCTCAGTTCGGCAAATCGCTGGAGACTGTTTTTGCGGACTCGCTGCATAAAATGCTGCATGCCGGGCTGCTTGAGCAGGACGGGGATGTCTACCGTCTGAGCAAGCAGGGAATCCTGTTCGGGAATGATGTATTTGGTGAATTTGTCGGTGCTTTGACAGAGGTTTAA
- the lepA gene encoding translation elongation factor 4: MTDVQKRQQQIRNFSIIAHIDHGKSTLADRILEYTGALSSREMQEQVLDQMDLERERGITIKLQAVRLTYRADDGQDYLLNLIDTPGHVDFTYEVSRSLAACEGALLVVDAAQGIEAQTLANVYLALDNNLEILPVINKIDLPSADPERVKQEIEDVIGLDASEAVLASAKAGIGIKEILEQVVKQVPAPTGNSEEPLKALIFDSHYDPYKGVIVYVRVMDGKIRTGSKIKMMATEKVFEVIEVGAFMPRMTIVDELNIGDVGFIVAGIKHVGDTRVGDTVTDAKNPTPEPLPGYRKINPMVYCGLYPIETSDYNDLREALEKLQLNDASLSFEPESSSALGFGFRCGFLGLLHMEIIQERIEREFNLPLITTAPSVIYRIMLTNGEMLQIDNPSHYPEIGTIDYVEEPYVKAAIIVPNDYVGTVMELCQNKRGEFVNMEYLDSNRVTITYQIPLSEIVYDFFDQLKSGTKGYASFDYEISGYRQSNLVKMDIVLNGEQVDALSFIVHRDRAYNRGRIICEKLRGIIPRQMFEVPIQASVGTKVVARETVKAMRKNVLAKCYGGDISRKRKLLEKQKEGKKRMKQVGSVEVPQEAFMAVLKIDE; the protein is encoded by the coding sequence ATGACTGACGTTCAGAAAAGACAACAACAAATCCGCAATTTCTCGATTATTGCACATATAGACCATGGTAAATCGACACTGGCTGACCGTATTCTTGAGTATACAGGTGCACTTAGCTCGCGCGAAATGCAAGAGCAGGTGCTTGACCAGATGGATCTGGAGCGCGAACGCGGGATTACAATTAAACTGCAGGCTGTGCGTCTCACCTACCGTGCTGACGACGGCCAGGATTACTTGCTCAACCTGATTGACACACCGGGACACGTCGATTTCACCTATGAGGTTTCCCGCAGCCTTGCCGCCTGTGAAGGCGCATTGCTGGTCGTGGATGCGGCGCAAGGGATTGAAGCGCAAACGCTGGCTAACGTGTATCTGGCATTGGACAACAACCTGGAGATTCTGCCGGTTATCAACAAAATCGATCTGCCAAGCGCCGACCCGGAACGGGTTAAGCAGGAGATTGAGGATGTGATCGGACTGGATGCCAGTGAAGCGGTGCTTGCTTCTGCCAAAGCCGGTATCGGTATCAAGGAAATTCTGGAGCAGGTCGTCAAACAGGTTCCTGCACCGACCGGCAACTCTGAAGAACCGCTGAAGGCATTGATCTTTGACTCTCACTATGATCCGTACAAAGGCGTTATCGTCTATGTACGTGTTATGGACGGAAAGATCCGTACCGGTTCCAAGATCAAGATGATGGCAACGGAAAAGGTATTCGAGGTTATCGAAGTCGGGGCGTTTATGCCGCGCATGACCATTGTCGATGAGCTTAACATCGGCGATGTCGGCTTTATCGTAGCCGGAATCAAACATGTAGGCGACACCCGTGTCGGGGATACGGTGACGGATGCCAAGAATCCAACCCCGGAACCGCTGCCTGGTTACCGTAAGATCAATCCGATGGTATATTGCGGTCTATATCCGATCGAAACATCGGACTACAACGACCTGCGCGAAGCGCTGGAGAAGCTCCAGCTTAATGATGCGTCGCTCAGCTTTGAGCCGGAAAGCTCAAGCGCGCTCGGTTTCGGCTTCCGCTGCGGCTTCCTCGGACTGCTGCATATGGAGATTATTCAGGAGCGGATTGAGCGTGAATTCAATCTGCCGCTGATTACGACAGCCCCGAGCGTTATTTACCGGATTATGCTGACCAACGGTGAAATGCTTCAGATCGATAATCCGTCGCATTATCCGGAAATCGGTACTATTGATTACGTGGAAGAGCCGTACGTTAAGGCCGCGATTATCGTCCCGAATGATTATGTGGGTACCGTAATGGAATTGTGCCAGAACAAACGTGGTGAATTCGTCAACATGGAGTATCTCGATTCCAATCGGGTGACGATCACTTATCAGATTCCGCTGTCCGAAATCGTATATGATTTCTTCGACCAGCTTAAGTCAGGCACGAAGGGCTATGCTTCCTTCGATTATGAAATTTCCGGCTACCGCCAGTCCAACCTGGTGAAGATGGACATTGTCCTGAACGGAGAGCAGGTCGATGCCCTGTCGTTCATCGTCCACCGCGACCGCGCGTACAACCGCGGGCGGATCATTTGCGAGAAGCTGCGCGGCATCATCCCGCGGCAAATGTTCGAGGTGCCGATTCAGGCCTCTGTCGGCACGAAGGTTGTTGCCCGTGAGACCGTTAAGGCGATGCGCAAGAACGTTCTTGCCAAATGCTACGGCGGGGACATCTCGCGTAAGCGGAAGCTGCTGGAGAAGCAGAAGGAAGGCAAGAAACGCATGAAGCAGGTCGGCAGCGTTGAGGTGCCGCAGGAAGCGTTCATGGCCGTGCTGAAGATTGACGAGTAA
- a CDS encoding stage II sporulation protein P, whose amino-acid sequence MNRKWFQLWNIGRLRGKLLDVLSLGRTMLLLAGGSLVFFMLLGAGGLAGQKLNSSPIPSMKGLAASLSSGFFMELLGMEVPHLPKGDEPSAFSGPKVTSFVFRLLTSVDPGDPKSLLSREVPGLAADDPFLLRKGSGGATGAPADYHPGSDELASDGGTGTGAEGVVDEHGPSPAEDTDNPGTEASPQPEATVTPDSPETGGDGGNSSPGDNGGNVQDTSIKRILVYHSHPREAYNPLLGVQSDNPSSGVPSKNVMLVGSYITKRLEKRGIGTVHAQEDYATKVPDYSWNFSYKYSRMTIKSALAGNQEMTELIDIHRDSQRHGKTTAEIGGKSYAQVYFILGHANKNWKKNEAFANEIHQLLEKSYPGLSRGIWGKSSGNGNNGEYNQSLSPNSVLIEVGGIDNTAEELKRTADVLADAIADVYWSSHDAEKAAAPDKSADTQTQESGAEGVQGAKSTGGVS is encoded by the coding sequence ATGAATAGAAAATGGTTTCAGCTGTGGAATATCGGCCGGCTGCGGGGAAAGCTGCTGGATGTTCTGTCGCTGGGGAGAACAATGCTGCTGCTGGCCGGAGGTTCACTTGTGTTTTTCATGCTGCTTGGAGCCGGTGGATTAGCCGGACAGAAGCTGAACTCTTCACCCATTCCTTCTATGAAAGGATTGGCTGCTTCGCTTTCCAGCGGATTCTTTATGGAGCTTCTGGGCATGGAGGTTCCGCATTTGCCTAAAGGGGACGAGCCTTCGGCATTTTCGGGCCCAAAGGTCACCTCCTTCGTGTTCCGGCTGCTGACAAGCGTCGATCCCGGTGATCCGAAGAGTCTGCTCTCGCGTGAGGTGCCGGGGCTGGCAGCGGATGATCCTTTCCTGCTCCGTAAAGGCTCAGGCGGCGCTACGGGAGCACCGGCTGATTATCATCCGGGCAGTGATGAGCTGGCCTCGGACGGCGGAACAGGGACTGGCGCAGAGGGTGTGGTGGATGAACATGGACCATCTCCGGCGGAAGACACAGACAACCCGGGTACAGAGGCTTCTCCGCAACCTGAGGCTACGGTGACGCCTGACTCTCCCGAGACCGGAGGAGACGGGGGCAACAGCAGCCCGGGTGATAACGGGGGGAATGTGCAGGATACATCAATTAAACGCATTCTGGTCTACCACTCCCATCCCCGCGAGGCTTACAATCCTCTGCTGGGGGTGCAAAGCGACAATCCAAGCTCCGGCGTGCCTTCCAAAAATGTAATGCTGGTAGGATCATATATAACAAAGCGGCTGGAAAAGCGGGGAATTGGAACGGTGCATGCACAGGAGGATTACGCGACGAAGGTACCGGATTACAGCTGGAATTTTTCCTATAAATATTCACGGATGACTATTAAGTCAGCGCTTGCCGGGAATCAGGAAATGACTGAGCTGATCGATATACACCGTGATTCACAGCGCCATGGCAAAACGACTGCAGAGATCGGAGGCAAAAGCTACGCCCAGGTCTATTTCATTCTTGGCCATGCGAATAAGAACTGGAAGAAAAATGAGGCTTTCGCCAACGAGATTCATCAGCTGCTTGAGAAAAGCTATCCGGGTCTCTCACGGGGCATCTGGGGCAAGTCGTCCGGAAACGGAAACAACGGGGAGTATAACCAGAGTCTCTCACCAAACAGCGTGTTGATTGAGGTGGGCGGAATTGACAATACTGCCGAGGAGCTGAAGCGTACAGCAGACGTTCTAGCCGATGCCATCGCCGATGTGTACTGGAGCAGCCATGACGCCGAAAAAGCTGCCGCCCCGGACAAAAGCGCCGATACGCAGACGCAGGAAAGCGGAGCTGAGGGCGTCCAGGGAGCAAAAAGCACAGGCGGCGTTTCTTAA
- the gpr gene encoding GPR endopeptidase has protein sequence MELDLQLYSVRTDLAVEAKEMAQGPQKTPIPGVNEEVEEEGGIKVTRLGVANNAGSQAIGRAIGNYVTLEVPALRGGDTGLQQKVSTVFAREFEQFLNRIGINKESSVLIVGLGNWNVTPDSLGPLVVENALVTRQFYELVPDQVSPGYRNVSAIAPGVLGLTGIESSEVVQGIVDRTKPDVIIAIDALASRSLERINTTIQIADIGIHPGSGIGNKRRGLTQEILGIPCIAIGVPTVCYASTIVNNVLEMMKNHFAQVGDGAAHTKEIMGMLDDISEQERLALVKEVLEPLGHDLIVTPKEIDEFIEEIANIVASGLNAALHEAVDPGNVGAYTH, from the coding sequence ATGGAACTGGATCTTCAGCTGTATTCGGTACGTACGGATTTGGCGGTAGAGGCGAAGGAAATGGCCCAGGGACCGCAAAAAACGCCGATTCCCGGTGTGAATGAAGAGGTGGAAGAAGAGGGCGGAATCAAGGTAACCCGGCTTGGAGTAGCCAATAATGCAGGATCACAGGCTATCGGGCGTGCGATCGGAAATTATGTGACGCTGGAAGTTCCGGCACTTCGCGGCGGAGATACCGGTCTGCAGCAGAAGGTATCCACCGTGTTTGCCCGCGAATTTGAACAGTTCCTGAACCGGATCGGAATCAACAAAGAATCCTCCGTGCTGATAGTGGGACTGGGCAACTGGAATGTAACTCCGGACTCGCTCGGCCCGCTGGTGGTGGAGAACGCACTGGTTACGAGACAGTTCTATGAATTGGTTCCGGATCAGGTCTCTCCCGGCTACCGTAATGTGAGTGCGATTGCCCCGGGTGTGCTCGGACTGACCGGCATTGAATCGAGCGAGGTTGTGCAAGGGATCGTGGACCGCACGAAGCCGGATGTCATTATTGCGATTGATGCCCTGGCCTCCCGTTCACTTGAGCGGATCAATACGACGATTCAAATTGCCGATATCGGGATTCATCCGGGTTCGGGAATCGGTAATAAACGGCGTGGACTGACTCAGGAGATTCTGGGGATTCCCTGCATTGCTATCGGCGTTCCTACCGTTTGTTATGCGTCCACCATCGTCAATAATGTGCTGGAGATGATGAAGAATCACTTTGCACAGGTTGGAGACGGGGCAGCCCATACGAAAGAAATCATGGGTATGCTGGATGATATCTCCGAGCAGGAGCGGCTTGCGCTGGTCAAGGAAGTGCTTGAGCCGCTGGGACATGATCTGATTGTTACCCCTAAGGAAATCGATGAGTTTATTGAGGAAATTGCCAATATCGTTGCCAGCGGACTGAATGCTGCATTGCATGAAGCCGTGGATCCAGGCAATGTCGGAGCCTACACGCATTAA
- the rpsT gene encoding 30S ribosomal protein S20, protein MPNIKSAVKRVKTTEKRRALNASQKSALRTAVKTADVALTGTEVETAQAAFQAASKKLDKAVSKGLVHKNAAARKKSRLAKKLNALKAEA, encoded by the coding sequence ATGCCAAATATCAAATCCGCGGTTAAACGCGTCAAGACGACCGAAAAACGCCGTGCACTGAACGCTTCCCAGAAGTCCGCGCTTCGTACAGCTGTGAAAACTGCTGATGTAGCACTGACAGGAACGGAAGTTGAAACTGCTCAAGCTGCTTTCCAAGCTGCTTCCAAAAAGCTGGACAAGGCCGTAAGTAAAGGTCTGGTTCATAAAAATGCGGCTGCCCGCAAAAAATCCCGCTTGGCGAAGAAATTGAACGCTCTTAAGGCAGAAGCCTAA
- the holA gene encoding DNA polymerase III subunit delta, with amino-acid sequence MDAKTAAKDIKKGNISPLYVLYGSEKFRMNEFAAFLEEHLIAKEDRDFAVIPFDLSETPVQAVIEEAETVPFMVERKLLLVRDASLFTAGKENAKIEHRVEILSDYMQQPAEFSVIVFMVNNDKLDERKKIVKAAKAAGTVLAFNPLGAEELLRWVEKGFRERGCSVASGTAEALVASAGTGLQGLSAEMDKLCLFAGQGGTVDAAAVESLVHRGTEQNVFTLVEDIANLRLDKALNTLYELLKQREEPIKIAALIARQFRIILQVKDLSALSYSQGQIASQIGLHPYAVKLAGEQARKFESQRLRSILSTLADLDYKMKTGAIDKVLGLEMFMLQLGA; translated from the coding sequence ATGGATGCCAAAACGGCGGCCAAGGACATCAAGAAGGGGAATATTTCACCGCTGTATGTTTTGTATGGCAGTGAGAAGTTCCGGATGAATGAATTTGCGGCCTTTCTGGAGGAGCATCTGATTGCCAAAGAGGACCGTGACTTTGCAGTGATTCCCTTCGATCTCTCGGAGACGCCCGTGCAGGCGGTTATAGAAGAAGCGGAGACTGTGCCGTTTATGGTGGAGCGGAAGCTGCTGCTGGTGAGAGATGCTTCCCTGTTCACGGCGGGGAAAGAGAACGCAAAGATTGAGCATCGTGTAGAAATACTTAGCGATTATATGCAGCAGCCGGCTGAATTCAGTGTAATCGTATTTATGGTCAATAATGACAAGCTGGATGAACGCAAAAAAATCGTCAAAGCGGCCAAGGCCGCAGGCACGGTGCTGGCCTTCAATCCGCTGGGTGCGGAAGAGCTGCTGCGCTGGGTGGAGAAGGGCTTCCGTGAGCGCGGCTGCAGCGTGGCGTCTGGAACAGCCGAGGCGCTGGTGGCCAGTGCCGGGACAGGGCTTCAGGGTTTGTCTGCAGAGATGGACAAGCTGTGCTTGTTCGCAGGTCAGGGCGGAACCGTGGATGCTGCAGCAGTGGAGAGTCTGGTACACCGCGGCACTGAGCAGAATGTGTTCACCCTGGTGGAGGATATAGCGAACTTACGCCTCGACAAGGCGCTTAATACACTTTACGAGCTGCTGAAGCAACGCGAGGAACCGATCAAGATTGCCGCGCTGATCGCCCGGCAGTTCCGGATCATTCTGCAGGTTAAGGATTTGTCCGCGCTGAGCTACTCACAGGGGCAGATTGCTTCGCAAATTGGACTGCATCCCTATGCCGTCAAGCTGGCTGGTGAGCAGGCCCGTAAATTTGAAAGCCAGCGCCTGCGGAGTATTCTGAGCACCCTGGCCGATTTGGATTACAAGATGAAGACAGGAGCTATAGACAAGGTGCTTGGGCTGGAGATGTTTATGCTGCAGCTGGGCGCTTGA
- a CDS encoding anti-sigma factor family protein: MKCAEVMEWMHRYLDHDLSQDEMIEMFRHIDDCSSCAEVFDRLKMLSQQLEQLPDVKPPFSLVDSILPQLDQLDLNIQGKSADAVSPEEDPKVVPFSRKSTHGKASKGASLAARTGIGAAAAAVILLIAMFNMPGSMPTADVEQSLQQTAENNAGNDALSIMSSAATDSAEEDAAPGESKQELENSEKVDPTSAGGGQNTGGSVAPAETAAAPTAEATDKAPAMTKKSGSDKRTSSRKVTTGTATPAPGAADMDSKSSNNMELDEGGDPAAADSREFLDASHEPGAGEDRNMGFSALKAQASWTSPDGLYTAELAEQQLVIYKLPSNGPEQERTVLTSLPLEGAWVSGNWSADGLQFSYVTEQNGAEVANVYTVPEAGVSASPAASPEPTPVASPAVTPDAATSNK, from the coding sequence ATGAAATGCGCGGAGGTGATGGAATGGATGCACCGCTATTTGGATCATGATCTCAGTCAGGACGAGATGATTGAAATGTTCCGTCATATTGATGATTGTTCTTCCTGCGCGGAAGTCTTTGACCGGCTGAAGATGCTCTCCCAGCAACTGGAGCAGCTGCCGGACGTGAAACCCCCATTCAGTCTGGTTGACTCAATCCTGCCTCAGCTTGATCAACTGGACCTAAACATCCAGGGGAAAAGCGCAGATGCGGTAAGCCCTGAAGAAGATCCAAAGGTCGTGCCTTTTTCCCGCAAGAGCACCCATGGCAAAGCTTCCAAGGGAGCTTCCCTGGCAGCGCGGACAGGCATAGGAGCTGCTGCGGCAGCGGTTATCCTGCTTATTGCTATGTTTAATATGCCGGGCAGCATGCCGACGGCGGATGTGGAGCAATCGCTACAACAGACAGCTGAGAACAACGCCGGCAATGATGCCCTGAGCATAATGTCCTCGGCAGCTACGGATTCCGCTGAGGAGGATGCTGCACCGGGCGAGAGCAAGCAAGAGTTGGAGAACTCCGAGAAAGTGGATCCTACTTCCGCTGGCGGGGGCCAGAATACCGGCGGTAGTGTCGCACCGGCAGAGACTGCTGCTGCTCCAACCGCAGAAGCAACGGATAAAGCTCCTGCCATGACCAAAAAGTCTGGATCAGATAAGCGGACTTCAAGCAGGAAGGTCACTACCGGAACAGCAACTCCGGCACCCGGGGCTGCGGATATGGACTCCAAAAGCAGCAATAACATGGAATTGGACGAAGGCGGGGATCCGGCAGCAGCCGACAGCCGGGAGTTTCTGGATGCCTCCCATGAGCCCGGGGCGGGGGAAGATAGAAATATGGGCTTTTCTGCTCTCAAAGCCCAAGCTTCGTGGACCTCACCCGATGGTCTCTACACAGCTGAACTGGCCGAACAGCAGCTGGTAATTTATAAGCTTCCTTCAAACGGACCAGAGCAGGAAAGGACGGTCCTGACCTCACTTCCACTGGAAGGAGCGTGGGTTTCCGGTAACTGGTCGGCGGACGGACTGCAGTTCTCCTATGTGACCGAGCAGAACGGCGCTGAAGTAGCCAATGTATATACAGTTCCTGAAGCCGGTGTCTCTGCCTCACCGGCAGCATCACCGGAGCCTACGCCGGTAGCTTCACCTGCTGTTACCCCGGACGCGGCAACGTCCAATAAATAA
- a CDS encoding RNA polymerase sigma factor, producing the protein MVEQGLIRAAQAGDRDALITLLREIEGHVYKTAFYILHNEQDALDASQEALIRVYTKIGSYEEKAQFKTWVQRIVTNICIDKFRRTKPTVSIDEHEMVFQDNKHNVEREVMSAYLQEDIREAIDQLPEHHRTVIVLRYLQDFSYNEIADCLDLPLNTVKSYLFRARQQLQNRLQEYQKGGVSG; encoded by the coding sequence GTGGTGGAGCAGGGACTCATCAGAGCCGCTCAAGCGGGCGATCGCGACGCTCTAATCACCCTATTGCGAGAAATTGAGGGACATGTATATAAAACAGCCTTCTATATTCTGCATAATGAACAGGACGCTCTGGATGCATCACAGGAGGCACTCATCAGAGTGTATACCAAAATTGGTTCATATGAAGAGAAGGCACAGTTCAAAACATGGGTTCAGCGGATCGTTACCAACATTTGCATTGACAAATTCAGGAGAACAAAACCTACAGTTTCAATTGATGAACACGAAATGGTGTTTCAGGACAATAAACATAATGTGGAGCGCGAAGTGATGTCCGCCTATTTGCAGGAGGATATCCGTGAAGCGATTGACCAACTCCCTGAGCATCACCGCACCGTAATTGTACTGCGATATTTGCAGGATTTTTCTTACAACGAGATAGCAGACTGTTTGGATTTGCCTTTGAATACAGTGAAATCTTACCTGTTCCGGGCAAGGCAGCAGCTGCAGAATAGACTTCAGGAGTACCAGAAAGGTGGTGTATCAGGATGA
- a CDS encoding bifunctional 2-keto-4-hydroxyglutarate aldolase/2-keto-3-deoxy-6-phosphogluconate aldolase: MKKIKVLQNITSVGVVAVIRADNADDAYRMSAACIEGGLNNIEVTFTTPDADVAIKRLVADFGGRAVIGAGTVLDPLTARIAILAGSEFVVSPSFEEETAKMCNLYGIPYMPGCLTLNEMKEALKLGVDVLKLFPGSAFGPDYIKAVKGPMPHVNIMPTGGVDLNNMEKWIANGCIAVGIGGNLTAPAKHGRYDQITELAAQYVAKFKEIKGV; this comes from the coding sequence ATGAAGAAAATAAAAGTATTGCAAAACATCACATCCGTTGGCGTAGTTGCCGTTATCCGTGCGGACAATGCCGATGATGCTTACCGGATGTCTGCCGCCTGTATTGAAGGCGGACTGAACAACATTGAGGTAACCTTTACTACACCGGATGCCGATGTGGCAATTAAACGGCTGGTAGCCGATTTTGGAGGCCGTGCTGTGATTGGTGCAGGCACGGTGCTCGACCCGCTTACCGCAAGAATTGCTATTCTGGCAGGCTCGGAATTTGTGGTCAGCCCTTCCTTTGAAGAAGAGACGGCGAAGATGTGTAATCTATATGGGATTCCCTACATGCCGGGTTGCTTGACGCTGAATGAAATGAAGGAAGCGCTCAAGCTGGGTGTGGATGTTCTGAAGCTGTTCCCGGGCAGTGCATTTGGACCGGATTATATCAAAGCGGTCAAAGGTCCGATGCCGCATGTCAACATCATGCCGACAGGCGGCGTGGATCTGAACAATATGGAGAAATGGATTGCAAACGGCTGCATCGCTGTAGGCATTGGCGGCAACCTTACCGCCCCCGCCAAGCATGGCCGCTATGATCAAATCACCGAGCTGGCTGCCCAGTATGTAGCCAAGTTCAAGGAGATCAAGGGCGTATAA